The following are encoded together in the Serratia sp. UGAL515B_01 genome:
- the menC gene encoding o-succinylbenzoate synthase, with protein sequence MTVQTRSAELYRYSLPMEAGVILRNQRLKTRDGLLVYLQQGEQQGWGEIAPLPEFSQETLEQAQQATLLWLQAWLAGEPPRLSTWPSVAFGTSCALAELEQQLPLMADYRKAPLCTGDPDELFDVLAALPGEKVAKVKVGLYEAVRDGMIVNVLLEALPDLKLRLDANRSWTRAKADGFAKYVNPAWRDRIAFLEEPCKTRDESRDFAQATGIAIAWDESVREADFVVQAEPGVAAIVIKPTLVGSLTRCRELVAQAHQAGLSAVISSSIESSLGLTQLARIAHWLTPDTVPGLDTLSLMQAQLLRRWPESNLPLLGIEALECVWRS encoded by the coding sequence ATGACAGTGCAAACGCGGAGTGCCGAGCTTTATCGCTACAGTCTGCCTATGGAGGCGGGGGTAATATTGCGCAATCAGCGGCTGAAAACCCGCGACGGTTTGCTGGTCTATCTGCAGCAAGGAGAACAGCAAGGTTGGGGAGAAATTGCGCCTTTACCTGAGTTCAGCCAGGAGACACTGGAACAGGCGCAGCAGGCTACTTTGCTGTGGCTGCAGGCCTGGCTTGCGGGTGAACCCCCTAGGTTGAGTACCTGGCCCTCAGTAGCCTTTGGCACCAGTTGTGCCTTGGCCGAGTTGGAACAGCAGTTGCCGCTAATGGCCGATTACCGCAAAGCCCCCTTATGCACGGGCGATCCCGATGAGCTATTTGATGTGTTAGCCGCGTTACCGGGTGAGAAAGTGGCTAAGGTGAAAGTTGGCCTTTACGAAGCGGTACGCGATGGAATGATCGTTAATGTGCTGCTGGAGGCGTTGCCAGATCTAAAGCTGCGGTTAGATGCCAACCGCAGTTGGACGCGAGCCAAAGCCGATGGTTTTGCCAAATACGTCAACCCTGCTTGGCGCGACCGCATTGCGTTCCTGGAAGAGCCTTGCAAAACGCGCGATGAGTCGCGCGATTTCGCTCAGGCAACCGGGATCGCTATCGCTTGGGACGAGAGCGTTCGTGAGGCGGATTTTGTGGTGCAGGCAGAGCCTGGCGTGGCGGCTATTGTTATTAAACCGACGTTAGTCGGTAGTCTGACACGTTGCCGTGAACTGGTAGCGCAGGCTCATCAGGCAGGCCTGTCGGCAGTGATCAGTTCCAGCATTGAATCCAGTCTAGGGTTGACGCAGTTGGCGCGAATTGCCCATTGGTTAACGCCTGACACGGTGCCTGGGCTGGATACGTTAAGCCTGATGCAAGCTCAGTTACTACGCCGCTGGCCGGAGAGCAACTTACCACTGCTGGGTATAGAGGCTTTGGAGTGTGTATGGCGCAGTTGA
- the tyrP gene encoding tyrosine transporter TyrP — protein sequence MLAMPLAAAGVGFGVTLVLLVGLWLLMCYTALLLVEVYQHEQADMGLGTIAKRYLGRSGKWLTSFSMMFLMYALTAAYISGAGELLATSLTQWTAQEFPTYLGVLLFTLIAGGVVCIGTHSVDLLNRILFSAKAIFLIVMLGLMMPHINQTNLMTLPLEQGLALSAIPVIFTSFGFHGSVPSVVSYMGGNIRKLRWIFIIGSAIPLVAYIFWQLATLGSISSTTFVGILAQEAGLNGLLQAVRDVVASPNVELAVHLFADLALATSFLGVSLGLFDFLADLFKRQDNVRGRLQTGAITFLPPLAFALFYPRGFVLALGFAAIALSVLALLLPALLAWKTRQQCQGHYRVWGGTPALALVFICGIGVIAIQIGIASGLLPAVG from the coding sequence ATGCTCGCCATGCCTCTAGCAGCGGCAGGAGTTGGCTTTGGCGTGACGCTAGTGCTCCTCGTCGGATTATGGCTATTAATGTGCTATACCGCGCTGTTGCTGGTGGAGGTTTATCAACATGAGCAGGCGGATATGGGGTTGGGAACGATAGCCAAACGCTATCTCGGCCGCAGTGGCAAATGGCTCACCAGTTTCAGTATGATGTTCCTAATGTATGCCCTGACCGCTGCCTATATCAGCGGAGCTGGCGAGCTGTTGGCGACAAGTCTCACCCAGTGGACAGCCCAAGAATTTCCTACCTATCTCGGTGTATTACTCTTTACTTTGATCGCGGGTGGCGTGGTTTGCATTGGCACTCACTCGGTTGATCTATTAAACCGTATTTTGTTTAGCGCCAAAGCCATCTTCTTGATCGTGATGCTTGGCTTAATGATGCCCCACATCAATCAAACCAATCTGATGACACTCCCCTTAGAACAAGGGCTGGCGCTTTCGGCTATACCGGTCATTTTCACTTCTTTTGGCTTCCACGGCAGTGTGCCAAGTGTGGTCAGCTATATGGGTGGGAACATCCGCAAACTACGTTGGATCTTTATTATTGGCAGCGCTATTCCGTTGGTTGCCTATATATTCTGGCAGTTAGCGACTCTCGGCAGCATCAGTTCCACGACTTTCGTTGGCATTCTGGCTCAAGAGGCAGGACTCAATGGGTTACTGCAGGCCGTTCGTGATGTCGTCGCCTCCCCAAATGTCGAGTTGGCAGTGCATCTGTTTGCCGATCTGGCTCTGGCTACATCGTTTCTCGGCGTTTCACTTGGGTTATTCGACTTTCTGGCCGATCTGTTTAAACGCCAGGATAATGTCCGTGGCCGATTGCAGACCGGTGCTATAACCTTCCTGCCACCACTGGCATTTGCCCTGTTCTACCCACGTGGTTTTGTGCTAGCGCTGGGTTTCGCGGCAATCGCACTTTCTGTTCTGGCACTGCTATTACCTGCTTTGCTGGCATGGAAAACCCGCCAACAATGCCAAGGCCACTATCGAGTCTGGGGCGGTACCCCCGCATTAGCGCTGGTGTTTATCTGTGGGATAGGGGTGATTGCTATTCAGATAGGCATCGCCAGTGGTCTACTACCGGCCGTGGGATAG
- the menB gene encoding 1,4-dihydroxy-2-naphthoyl-CoA synthase, whose protein sequence is MLYPNEEQLYAAIDWQDCSGDFEDILYHKSSDGIAKITINRPQVRNAFRPHTVKEMIEALANARYDDGIGTIILTGAGDKAFCSGGDQKVRGDYGGYRDDSGVHHLNVLDFQRQIRTCPKPVVAMVAGYSIGGGHVLHMMCDLTIAADNAIFGQTGPKVGSFDGGWGASYMARIVGQKKAREIWFLCRQYDAAAALEMGLVNTVVPLADLEKETVRWCREMLQNSPMALRCLKAALNADCDGQAGLQELAGNATMLFYMTDEGQEGRNAFNEKRQPDFSKFKRNP, encoded by the coding sequence ATGCTTTATCCCAATGAAGAACAACTGTATGCCGCTATTGATTGGCAGGACTGTTCAGGCGACTTCGAAGACATCCTGTATCACAAGTCCAGTGACGGTATTGCCAAAATTACCATCAACCGCCCGCAGGTGCGTAACGCTTTTCGCCCACATACGGTAAAGGAAATGATTGAAGCACTGGCGAACGCGCGTTATGACGATGGGATCGGCACCATCATTCTGACCGGTGCTGGGGACAAAGCATTCTGTTCTGGCGGCGATCAGAAAGTGCGTGGTGACTACGGCGGCTATCGCGATGATAGCGGTGTGCATCATTTGAACGTGCTCGATTTTCAGCGCCAGATCCGCACATGCCCTAAGCCCGTTGTGGCGATGGTGGCTGGGTATTCTATTGGTGGTGGTCACGTGCTGCATATGATGTGTGATTTGACCATTGCGGCAGATAACGCCATTTTTGGCCAGACAGGGCCGAAAGTCGGTTCCTTTGACGGTGGCTGGGGCGCATCTTATATGGCGCGCATTGTTGGCCAGAAGAAAGCGCGTGAGATCTGGTTCCTTTGCCGCCAGTACGATGCAGCAGCGGCGCTGGAAATGGGGTTGGTTAACACGGTAGTACCGCTGGCCGATCTGGAAAAAGAGACCGTGCGCTGGTGCCGCGAGATGTTGCAGAACAGCCCGATGGCTCTGCGTTGTCTGAAAGCCGCACTCAACGCCGACTGCGATGGTCAGGCGGGATTACAGGAGTTAGCGGGTAATGCCACCATGCTGTTCTACATGACCGATGAGGGTCAAGAAGGGCGCAACGCCTTCAACGAGAAGCGTCAGCCTGATTTCAGCAAATTCAAGCGCAATCCGTAA
- the menE gene encoding o-succinylbenzoate--CoA ligase, whose translation MAQLNDWPWRHWATQRPEATAVIFGRQQVSWWVLQRQVEALAAEFQHQGVLPGHGVALCGKNSYFLLLAYLALLQCGARLLPLNPKLPEALLATLLPDLDIAFAFSPDDMPTLPSSVIVLSSSGQCESKLHWQPWDVNRLATLTLTSGSSGVPKAAAHSYAAHLGSAEAVLHLMDFQPHDSWLLSLPLFHVSGQGIVWRWLTVGATLVVRDMQPLADALAGCTHASLVPTQLWRLLSEPMIEHALKEVLLGGAMIPVSLTQQAESMGVRCWCGYGLTELASTVCVKRADELPGVGLPLPGREIRLVEQEVWIRSNSLALGYWHQGQLRPLADAEGWFHTRDRGAMEHGELRIIGRMDNLFFCGGEGVQPEDVERILTAHPQVTQIFIVPVEDPEFGQRAVAVIESEGELTLAALLAWAEDRLVSFQRPIALLPLPAELKSGGIKISRRRLQQWASKQLAESPDY comes from the coding sequence ATGGCGCAGTTGAATGATTGGCCTTGGCGGCACTGGGCGACTCAACGACCCGAAGCGACGGCTGTCATCTTTGGTCGGCAGCAGGTCAGTTGGTGGGTATTGCAACGACAGGTAGAGGCTTTGGCGGCTGAGTTTCAGCATCAGGGGGTTTTGCCCGGTCATGGCGTAGCGTTGTGCGGTAAAAACAGTTATTTCCTGTTACTGGCTTATCTGGCATTACTGCAGTGTGGGGCACGGTTGTTGCCGCTTAATCCAAAGTTGCCTGAGGCACTGTTGGCAACATTATTGCCGGACCTGGATATCGCTTTTGCTTTCAGCCCTGACGATATGCCAACTCTACCTTCTTCAGTGATCGTCCTTTCCTCATCGGGGCAATGTGAAAGTAAGTTGCATTGGCAGCCTTGGGATGTAAACCGTCTGGCGACCCTGACGTTGACTTCCGGTTCTAGCGGTGTGCCGAAAGCTGCTGCTCATAGTTATGCCGCGCACCTTGGCAGTGCTGAAGCCGTATTGCACCTTATGGATTTTCAACCGCATGACAGTTGGCTGCTCTCCCTGCCGCTATTCCATGTTTCTGGTCAGGGCATTGTCTGGCGCTGGCTGACTGTAGGCGCAACCTTGGTAGTGCGTGATATGCAACCTTTAGCTGATGCATTGGCTGGTTGTACCCATGCATCCCTGGTGCCTACCCAGTTGTGGCGGCTGCTGTCTGAACCGATGATAGAACACGCCTTGAAAGAGGTTCTGCTTGGTGGTGCGATGATCCCAGTTTCTCTCACTCAACAGGCCGAGTCGATGGGGGTTCGCTGTTGGTGCGGTTATGGTCTGACGGAGTTGGCTTCGACGGTATGCGTCAAGCGAGCAGATGAACTCCCGGGAGTCGGTCTGCCACTGCCAGGGCGTGAAATACGGCTGGTGGAGCAAGAGGTGTGGATACGTTCAAACAGCCTGGCGTTGGGGTATTGGCATCAGGGCCAGTTAAGGCCTCTCGCCGATGCAGAAGGTTGGTTTCACACTCGAGATCGTGGCGCTATGGAACATGGAGAACTGCGCATTATTGGTCGCATGGACAATCTGTTTTTTTGTGGTGGAGAAGGCGTACAGCCGGAGGATGTCGAACGCATTCTGACGGCACACCCGCAGGTAACCCAGATTTTTATTGTCCCCGTTGAGGACCCCGAATTTGGCCAGCGTGCTGTCGCGGTAATTGAGTCGGAAGGTGAACTGACATTGGCGGCTTTACTGGCATGGGCAGAAGACAGGTTGGTGAGTTTCCAGCGGCCGATTGCTCTTCTTCCTCTACCAGCAGAGTTAAAAAGTGGTGGCATCAAGATTTCACGTCGTCGTCTGCAGCAATGGGCTAGCAAGCAGTTGGCTGAGTCACCGGATTACTGA
- a CDS encoding YfaZ family outer membrane protein, whose protein sequence is MSKSLVACAAGLLFVMGSANAISVSGEVGQHYTNMGFGLGSPIPGLGISGNWLRSDHNGSVGSLGLDFSMPLGPLMATVGGKALYLSPQDGKSGAALALGGGLKWTLNRYISLYGEGYFAPESLTSGVKAYNEASGGVHWNVFRPLSVDVGYRYINIKGKDGHRDNTVADGPYVGVGLSF, encoded by the coding sequence ATGAGTAAATCTTTAGTCGCGTGCGCTGCAGGCCTGCTGTTTGTGATGGGCTCTGCCAATGCAATTAGCGTGAGTGGTGAGGTTGGGCAACATTACACCAATATGGGCTTTGGGCTAGGTTCCCCTATACCAGGGTTGGGGATTAGCGGTAACTGGCTGCGTAGTGATCATAATGGCAGTGTGGGTAGTCTGGGCCTGGATTTTAGCATGCCGTTGGGACCTTTGATGGCAACAGTCGGAGGGAAAGCGCTTTATCTCAGTCCACAAGATGGTAAGAGTGGTGCGGCATTGGCATTAGGAGGCGGCCTCAAATGGACACTGAACCGCTATATAAGCCTGTATGGTGAAGGCTATTTTGCCCCAGAATCACTGACCAGCGGCGTTAAGGCTTATAATGAAGCCAGTGGAGGGGTACATTGGAATGTTTTCCGGCCACTCAGTGTGGATGTCGGCTATCGTTACATCAATATTAAAGGCAAAGACGGACATCGGGATAATACCGTAGCCGACGGTCCTTATGTTGGTGTAGGGCTGAGTTTCTGA
- the menH gene encoding 2-succinyl-6-hydroxy-2,4-cyclohexadiene-1-carboxylate synthase — translation MLASRVLQQGEHHRPWLVWLHGLLGNNNEWRMIASRCEQWPSLAIDLPGHGDSVSQSCQDFADLSRQIMAVLHQHNIERYWLVGYSLGGRIAMHHACHTQLPGLQGIVIEGGNPGLDSDELRLQRREHDAAWARRFRSEPIRTVLADWYRQPVFADITPVNREALIAARANNHGPAVADMLEATSLGRQPWLVPQLQRLALPMLMLCGADDQKFMALTREASLPLRTVPMAGHNAHLANPAGFAVVLHEFLEHKGTEHALSQ, via the coding sequence ATGCTGGCCTCACGCGTTTTACAACAGGGCGAACACCATCGTCCCTGGCTGGTCTGGTTGCATGGCCTGTTAGGGAATAACAATGAATGGCGTATGATTGCCTCTCGCTGTGAGCAATGGCCATCTTTGGCAATCGACTTACCCGGCCATGGTGATTCAGTCTCACAATCCTGTCAGGATTTTGCCGATCTCAGCCGGCAAATCATGGCGGTACTGCATCAGCACAATATTGAGCGTTACTGGCTGGTGGGGTATTCGCTGGGGGGGCGCATTGCTATGCATCATGCTTGTCATACTCAATTACCGGGCCTGCAAGGTATTGTGATCGAGGGGGGAAACCCTGGATTGGACAGCGACGAGCTACGCCTCCAGCGCCGTGAACATGATGCCGCCTGGGCTCGCCGTTTCCGTTCTGAACCTATTAGGACAGTGCTGGCGGATTGGTATCGGCAACCGGTATTTGCCGATATCACACCGGTAAACCGTGAGGCACTGATTGCAGCGCGCGCTAATAATCATGGCCCGGCGGTTGCCGATATGCTTGAAGCGACCTCTTTGGGTCGACAGCCTTGGCTTGTGCCTCAATTACAACGTTTGGCACTGCCGATGCTGATGCTGTGTGGGGCGGACGACCAAAAGTTTATGGCGTTGACGCGTGAAGCCAGTTTGCCATTACGCACTGTGCCAATGGCGGGTCATAACGCTCACTTGGCAAACCCGGCAGGTTTTGCTGTCGTGCTACATGAATTTCTTGAACATAAAGGAACCGAACATGCTTTATCCCAATGA
- a CDS encoding nicotinamide mononucleotide deamidase-related protein YfaY, whose protein sequence is MLRVEMLSTGDEVLHGQIIDTNAAWLADYFFQQGLPISARETVGDSLSALVDVLQERSYIADVLIVNGGLGPTSDDLSALAAAKACGVELVEHPEWVAYMEAFFAERGRSMAASNRKQAQIPANAEMLDNRVGTACGFALTLNKCQMFFTPGVPSEFKVMVKEQILPRLSLRFTLPEPPLCLRLTTFGTSESDLAAQLDGIPLPPDVVLGYRSSSPIIELKLTGPATHRAAMEQTWQRIREVAGDNTIFEGTAGLPAELAQSLQQRGMKLALSEQFTAGLINLQLQNAAAPLAGGELLPAYCSETLEALLMRAQSLAQLTGAQLALAVSSIEGDRVSIALHTPKGGIGQTVSYRAARHDLRLRQESVAMLALDMLRRWLNGGKACGKNSWLEIIQVIE, encoded by the coding sequence ATGTTAAGAGTGGAGATGCTCAGTACCGGCGACGAGGTGCTGCATGGGCAAATTATAGATACCAATGCTGCCTGGTTGGCCGATTATTTTTTCCAGCAAGGGTTACCGATCAGCGCACGTGAAACGGTGGGGGATAGCCTCTCTGCTCTGGTTGACGTTTTACAAGAACGCAGCTACATCGCCGATGTGCTGATCGTTAATGGTGGTCTGGGGCCAACCAGCGACGATCTTAGTGCACTGGCGGCAGCCAAAGCATGCGGTGTCGAACTGGTTGAGCATCCTGAATGGGTTGCATACATGGAGGCATTCTTTGCTGAGCGCGGTCGCTCAATGGCAGCTTCTAATCGCAAGCAGGCGCAAATTCCCGCCAATGCCGAGATGCTCGATAATCGTGTTGGTACCGCCTGTGGTTTTGCATTAACTCTAAATAAATGTCAGATGTTCTTCACGCCGGGAGTGCCTTCAGAATTTAAGGTGATGGTGAAGGAACAGATCCTTCCGCGTTTGAGCCTGCGTTTTACATTGCCTGAGCCGCCGTTGTGCCTGCGTCTGACGACCTTTGGCACATCGGAAAGCGATTTGGCGGCCCAGCTAGATGGGATACCTCTTCCGCCGGACGTTGTGCTTGGCTATCGTTCTTCCAGCCCCATAATTGAACTGAAATTGACTGGGCCAGCGACGCATCGAGCCGCAATGGAACAGACATGGCAACGCATTCGAGAGGTTGCTGGCGATAACACGATTTTTGAAGGAACGGCAGGATTACCGGCGGAGCTGGCGCAAAGCTTACAACAGCGTGGCATGAAACTGGCTTTGAGTGAACAGTTTACCGCGGGACTCATCAATCTGCAGTTGCAGAACGCAGCAGCGCCTTTGGCGGGTGGGGAACTGTTACCGGCATATTGTTCTGAGACATTAGAAGCCTTACTGATGCGAGCGCAGTCCCTGGCTCAGCTTACTGGGGCACAGTTAGCCTTGGCGGTCAGTTCAATAGAGGGCGATCGTGTCAGTATTGCTTTGCATACCCCGAAAGGTGGTATCGGTCAGACCGTGAGTTATCGAGCGGCTCGTCACGACTTGCGTTTGCGTCAGGAATCGGTGGCTATGCTGGCGTTGGATATGCTTCGCCGCTGGCTGAACGGCGGAAAAGCATGTGGTAAAAACAGCTGGTTGGAAATTATTCAGGTCATTGAGTAG